In Vibrio hippocampi, a single genomic region encodes these proteins:
- a CDS encoding ABC transporter permease, translating into MSTSPLNQRSLRSVLALQWQLIAGDRWFFSLLTWIPIGFCLTLYWVFSQGIATSLPIGIVDFNRSALSQELVRHYDATPMLKVSEDFSDVTKAKQALVNGDIYAFLVIPENFDKQVITAVPPPTATLFYNSQYLLVARLVNSAAVQAQGYFNAAVETQRQLMSHQQTLASAMGNAVTVRTQITPLFNNSSNYAQFLVPALIPAVWQIMAVALTVLALAKNYRHLGLSTWFANQRYFSGLLLVLTPYALWFSALGILYLGGFYYLLNWPMHGELWVIVVAQIATTFACMIMGSLFFFLTCDAARAMSFAAAYTAPSFAFMGITFPASDMNSLALFWRQLLPVSHYIEVQISQASYGLPSQTSLAMLLPMIGYLVPLILCLGFVRRHVNKEVAQ; encoded by the coding sequence ATGAGCACATCACCGCTTAATCAACGCTCCCTTCGGTCTGTGCTGGCATTACAATGGCAGCTCATCGCTGGCGATCGCTGGTTTTTCTCTCTACTGACTTGGATACCTATCGGTTTCTGTCTCACGCTCTACTGGGTATTTTCTCAGGGGATCGCGACGTCTTTGCCCATCGGTATTGTCGACTTTAATCGCAGTGCTCTGTCTCAGGAATTGGTGCGTCATTATGATGCGACGCCCATGTTAAAGGTCAGTGAGGACTTTTCTGATGTGACAAAGGCGAAGCAAGCATTAGTGAATGGCGATATCTATGCGTTCTTGGTGATTCCTGAAAACTTCGATAAGCAAGTGATCACGGCCGTTCCGCCACCCACTGCCACCTTATTTTATAACAGCCAATATTTGTTGGTCGCCAGACTGGTTAATTCAGCAGCGGTTCAAGCACAAGGCTACTTTAACGCAGCGGTGGAAACACAGCGGCAGCTTATGTCTCACCAACAGACTCTTGCAAGCGCGATGGGTAATGCTGTTACGGTTCGTACCCAGATCACGCCCTTGTTTAACAATTCTAGTAATTATGCCCAATTCTTGGTGCCTGCTCTTATCCCTGCTGTCTGGCAAATCATGGCGGTGGCACTGACGGTGCTGGCGTTAGCAAAGAACTACCGCCACTTGGGATTGTCGACTTGGTTTGCTAACCAGCGCTACTTTAGCGGTCTACTTTTGGTGCTGACGCCCTACGCGCTTTGGTTTTCTGCACTTGGGATCCTTTATTTAGGTGGTTTTTACTACCTACTTAATTGGCCAATGCACGGTGAGCTTTGGGTCATTGTCGTGGCCCAAATCGCCACCACATTTGCCTGTATGATTATGGGGAGCTTGTTCTTTTTTCTCACCTGCGACGCTGCAAGAGCGATGAGTTTTGCTGCCGCCTATACCGCACCAAGCTTTGCTTTTATGGGAATTACCTTCCCTGCCAGTGACATGAATAGCTTAGCGTTGTTTTGGCGACAGTTATTGCCGGTAAGCCACTATATCGAAGTGCAAATCTCGCAAGCGAGCTACGGACTACCAAGCCAAACATCATTAGCTATGCTGTTGCCAATGATAGGTTATCTAGTGCCACTTATTCTTTGCTTGGGGTTTGTTCGCCGACATGTCAATAAGGAAGTCGCACAATGA
- a CDS encoding ABC transporter permease: MKLMDLIFHELKALVLNPVIALTVFGGTVFYSFLYPLPYQQQIPRDLPIAVVNLDASQLSYKLERMVDASPNVKVVERLHSIDSAKRQFMQDKITGFVVIPEHFYKDVLLGKAPVLSYAGNASLLLVYGTVVEGLAQAGGTLAAEAKVAKYLQQGVPLVLASEQYSAVKLNSKPTFNPRMGYIDYIVPAVFVLILQQTLLIAAGLLGATQKNQTGYWNQVSRFELITVRMALLSAVYYLLGMYYFGWSFSLHGVSVYAHIGQLLALMLPFFLCTIAIGIWLGNIASKREYVTTLVLMSSMPLLFISGVVWPTEALPQPLVLFAQLLPTAPAINGFLKLNQMAADWWQVAPLWRQLWIQCLVWSAIAYLTYPKTSRSKHKKVPLAN; this comes from the coding sequence ATGAAACTGATGGATCTTATCTTTCATGAGCTTAAGGCGTTGGTGCTCAATCCTGTCATCGCATTAACCGTGTTTGGCGGTACGGTTTTCTATTCGTTCCTCTACCCTCTGCCCTATCAGCAGCAAATTCCACGAGATCTTCCCATCGCGGTGGTGAACCTTGATGCCAGCCAATTGAGTTACAAACTGGAACGTATGGTGGATGCTTCACCCAATGTCAAAGTCGTCGAACGTTTACATAGTATCGACTCTGCCAAACGGCAGTTTATGCAAGATAAGATCACTGGCTTTGTGGTCATTCCAGAGCATTTTTATAAGGATGTTTTACTCGGCAAAGCACCCGTTCTGTCTTATGCGGGTAATGCCTCGTTGTTACTTGTTTACGGCACCGTCGTTGAGGGTCTAGCGCAAGCAGGCGGAACCTTAGCGGCCGAAGCAAAAGTGGCAAAGTATCTGCAACAAGGCGTGCCTTTAGTACTGGCAAGTGAACAATATTCTGCGGTTAAACTTAACAGTAAACCGACCTTTAACCCAAGGATGGGCTACATTGATTACATCGTGCCAGCGGTATTCGTATTGATCCTACAGCAAACACTGCTAATTGCCGCAGGCTTGCTCGGGGCAACGCAAAAGAATCAAACTGGATATTGGAATCAAGTCTCTAGGTTCGAGTTGATCACCGTTCGGATGGCACTGCTCAGCGCTGTTTATTACCTGTTAGGCATGTATTATTTTGGTTGGAGCTTTAGTCTGCATGGGGTCAGTGTTTACGCTCATATCGGTCAGTTACTGGCGTTAATGTTGCCGTTTTTCCTCTGCACCATCGCAATTGGAATTTGGCTCGGCAACATTGCTTCTAAACGCGAATATGTAACGACCTTAGTGTTGATGAGTTCCATGCCTTTGCTGTTTATTTCGGGTGTGGTTTGGCCGACGGAAGCACTGCCTCAACCTTTGGTGCTGTTTGCACAACTATTACCCACCGCGCCAGCCATCAATGGTTTTCTCAAGCTAAATCAAATGGCGGCAGATTGGTGGCAGGTCGCCCCTTTATGGCGTCAACTTTGGATTCAGTGCTTGGTGTGGAGCGCGATTGCCTATCTCACCTATCCGAAAACCAGCCGTTCGAAACATAAAAAAGTGCCCTTAGCGAACTAA
- the phaC gene encoding class I poly(R)-hydroxyalkanoic acid synthase, whose protein sequence is MFQNFFSDYLVTMQESNQQWWKDFEQGKAAVNSPLTKAMQELNLEDTAELMNKASHQPAMMLDMQTKWWQQQLEIWQRVALNQSSDQVVEVEKGDRRFEDNAWKEEAFYNFIKQSYILFSNTYLETINSVEGVDPQVKERLSFFSRQTLNALSPSNFIATNPELLKLTLEQNGENLLAGLQQFQHDMEASADVLKIRMTNTEAFQIGEHVANTQGEVVYQNELFELIQYRPLTETVNATPLLIVPPFINKYYILDLREKNSMVKWLLEQGHAVFMMSWRNPGAAQAQLEFGDYVTEGVVKAVSAIESITGKDQINAAGYCIGGTVLASTVAYYAAKRMKKRIVSASFFTTLLDFSQPGEVGAYINDTIIRAIELQNNALGYMDGRSLSVTFSLLRENSLYWNYYIDNYLKGNSPVDFDLLYWNSDSTNVAAATHNFLLRNLYLENKLVQDKGVKIGGVWIDLDKIRIPSYFISTKEDHIALWQGTYRGALKMGGNKTFVLGESGHIAGIVNHPAKQKYGFWTNSTLDESAEEWVKNADHHKGSWWLHWNDWMQQFIPEEKVEPFSIGNEEFPVLSKAPGNYVKQTLPIVDAQVNEVKDDVAAETE, encoded by the coding sequence ATGTTCCAAAACTTCTTTTCGGACTACCTTGTGACAATGCAGGAGAGCAACCAGCAATGGTGGAAAGACTTCGAGCAAGGCAAGGCAGCCGTGAATAGCCCATTAACCAAAGCGATGCAGGAACTCAATTTAGAGGATACTGCCGAGCTTATGAACAAAGCTTCGCACCAGCCGGCTATGATGCTAGATATGCAAACCAAATGGTGGCAACAGCAGCTAGAAATTTGGCAGCGAGTCGCTCTTAATCAAAGCAGTGACCAAGTGGTCGAGGTAGAAAAAGGCGACCGACGCTTTGAAGATAACGCATGGAAAGAAGAAGCGTTTTATAATTTTATTAAGCAGTCCTATATTCTGTTTAGCAATACCTACTTAGAGACCATTAACTCGGTGGAAGGCGTTGATCCTCAGGTAAAAGAGCGTCTCTCATTTTTCTCGCGTCAAACTCTTAACGCATTATCGCCGAGTAACTTCATTGCCACCAATCCTGAATTACTTAAGCTTACCTTAGAACAAAACGGTGAGAACTTATTGGCGGGTCTACAGCAGTTTCAGCATGATATGGAAGCGAGTGCTGACGTATTGAAGATTCGCATGACCAATACGGAAGCGTTCCAGATCGGCGAGCATGTGGCGAATACCCAAGGCGAGGTTGTGTATCAAAACGAGTTGTTTGAGCTGATCCAGTATCGTCCACTGACCGAAACGGTGAATGCAACCCCCTTATTGATCGTCCCGCCGTTTATTAACAAATATTATATCCTCGACCTAAGAGAAAAGAACTCTATGGTCAAGTGGCTACTAGAACAGGGTCACGCGGTGTTTATGATGTCCTGGCGAAATCCAGGTGCCGCTCAGGCTCAGTTAGAGTTTGGCGACTATGTCACTGAAGGGGTGGTTAAAGCGGTCTCGGCTATTGAGTCGATTACTGGCAAAGACCAGATCAATGCAGCTGGCTACTGTATCGGTGGTACGGTATTAGCGTCTACCGTCGCTTATTACGCAGCAAAGCGCATGAAAAAGCGAATTGTTTCGGCATCATTTTTCACTACCTTGTTAGATTTTAGTCAACCCGGAGAAGTGGGGGCCTATATCAATGACACCATAATTCGCGCGATTGAACTGCAGAATAATGCGCTAGGGTATATGGATGGACGTTCTTTAAGTGTGACTTTTAGTTTGCTGCGTGAGAACAGTCTGTATTGGAATTACTATATCGACAATTATCTCAAGGGTAATAGTCCGGTTGATTTTGATCTGTTGTATTGGAATAGCGACAGCACCAATGTAGCGGCTGCGACGCACAATTTCTTGCTACGCAACCTCTATCTAGAAAATAAATTGGTTCAAGACAAGGGCGTCAAGATTGGTGGCGTCTGGATCGATCTAGATAAAATTCGCATACCTAGTTACTTTATTTCCACTAAAGAAGACCATATTGCTCTTTGGCAGGGCACGTATCGTGGCGCTTTAAAGATGGGCGGTAACAAGACGTTTGTACTGGGAGAGTCTGGTCATATTGCGGGTATTGTTAATCATCCAGCTAAACAGAAATATGGCTTCTGGACCAACTCTACGCTTGATGAATCAGCCGAGGAATGGGTAAAAAATGCAGACCACCATAAAGGATCGTGGTGGTTGCATTGGAATGATTGGATGCAACAGTTTATTCCAGAAGAAAAGGTAGAACCTTTCTCCATCGGCAACGAAGAATTTCCAGTACTCAGTAAAGCGCCGGGTAACTATGTGAAACAGACGTTGCCGATTGTTGATGCCCAAGTGAATGAAGTTAAGGATGACGTTGCGGCTGAAACCGAATAA
- a CDS encoding acetyl-CoA C-acetyltransferase: protein MEKVYIVAAKRTPIGNFGGTLSGVAAGKLAATAITGAAEMCGIDKTQIDEVIVGNVIGALQGMSVGRQAALYSDIPNTVPAYTVNMVCGSGMKTVMDAAAHIKAGEAEVVVAAGVEVMSQIPFALPASARSGHKMGDMTAKDLLVADGLTDVFNGYHMGVTAENIAKQANLSREQQDAYALSSQQKAVAAIEADVFADEIVPVEVTVKRNTALFAVDEYPKSNATLEGLAKLRPAFDREGTVTAGNASGINDGASAVILASESAVERLGLEPLCELVSTAQTGLDPKVMGLGPVKAVTNALSKAELSIDDIDLFELNEAFAAQALGVIHGLAEQHKVSVNSIMDKANPNGGAIALGHPLGASGNRILVTLIHQMRKVGHNYGVASLCVGGGMGTAVVVKRC from the coding sequence ATGGAAAAGGTCTATATTGTTGCAGCAAAGCGCACTCCAATTGGAAATTTTGGTGGCACATTAAGCGGAGTGGCTGCAGGTAAATTGGCAGCAACGGCGATCACAGGTGCAGCGGAAATGTGTGGCATTGATAAAACGCAGATTGATGAAGTCATTGTTGGCAACGTGATTGGCGCTTTGCAAGGTATGAGCGTGGGTCGTCAAGCGGCATTGTATTCGGATATTCCCAATACCGTGCCGGCATATACGGTCAATATGGTTTGCGGCAGTGGTATGAAAACCGTTATGGACGCAGCCGCTCACATAAAAGCGGGCGAGGCAGAGGTTGTCGTCGCAGCCGGTGTTGAAGTGATGTCGCAGATCCCATTTGCTCTGCCGGCATCAGCTCGCTCTGGTCACAAAATGGGAGATATGACAGCAAAAGATCTCCTAGTCGCTGATGGTTTGACCGATGTCTTTAATGGTTATCACATGGGTGTTACCGCAGAAAATATTGCTAAACAAGCAAACCTATCGAGAGAGCAGCAAGATGCGTACGCTTTAAGCAGTCAACAAAAAGCGGTCGCCGCAATTGAAGCGGATGTGTTTGCTGATGAGATCGTGCCAGTCGAGGTAACGGTGAAACGTAACACAGCACTATTCGCTGTTGATGAGTATCCAAAATCAAACGCGACGTTAGAGGGATTAGCGAAACTTCGTCCAGCGTTTGATCGAGAAGGTACGGTCACTGCGGGTAATGCGTCAGGTATTAACGATGGGGCGAGCGCTGTGATTCTTGCGTCAGAGTCAGCGGTTGAGCGACTGGGGCTTGAGCCACTATGTGAATTGGTATCCACCGCTCAAACGGGTCTTGATCCGAAAGTCATGGGCTTGGGACCTGTCAAAGCTGTGACCAATGCGCTCAGCAAAGCTGAATTGTCCATTGACGATATCGATTTATTTGAGTTAAACGAAGCCTTTGCAGCACAAGCCCTAGGTGTGATTCATGGCTTGGCGGAACAACACAAGGTGTCGGTCAACTCGATTATGGACAAAGCAAACCCCAATGGCGGCGCCATTGCCCTAGGTCACCCATTGGGTGCGTCTGGGAATCGTATCTTAGTCACTCTTATCCATCAAATGCGTAAAGTCGGTCACAACTATGGTGTTGCTTCTTTATGCGTTGGAGGCGGTATGGGTACAGCAGTCGTGGTAAAGCGCTGCTGA
- a CDS encoding phasin family protein translates to MYTDIFKVFNEQSEKSLAPYAKFNKLMTKNVETLTDLQLNAMRAYSELGLSQMKAAAEVKDVSSLAAFNTQQLSTLTRLSQQMMDDSTKLQQVAKEFKQDIEELTSDTLKANTPA, encoded by the coding sequence ATGTACACGGATATTTTTAAAGTTTTTAACGAGCAGTCGGAAAAATCACTGGCACCTTATGCCAAGTTTAATAAGCTGATGACGAAAAATGTGGAAACACTGACCGACCTTCAACTCAACGCAATGCGTGCCTACTCTGAGCTAGGTTTATCGCAGATGAAAGCCGCAGCAGAGGTAAAGGATGTCTCTTCTTTGGCTGCCTTTAATACTCAACAATTAAGCACGCTAACTCGCCTTTCTCAGCAGATGATGGATGACAGCACTAAACTGCAGCAAGTGGCGAAAGAGTTTAAACAAGATATTGAAGAGCTGACCTCAGATACGCTTAAAGCTAATACGCCTGCGTAA
- a CDS encoding TolC family protein has protein sequence MPNGIKGLIALLVALPLPSQADSISFEQAWQLLQQNNHSLSAQKENVNRQAYLQQATDNLNYPQISISANYTRLDDDVTINGQQFADSLSGIDGATLAAINSLLPGLGGITSTIEDKDIFTSSIRAIWPIFTGGRISAAQAAAEGRKNEAESMLAMETQARYEDLSKYYFSVVLAQRVVETRTAAVQGLKQHYNNAIKLEQQGQIARVEKLQAQVSYDNAVIELNKAQRSQRIAQMALTQILGQTEPVSPTGELFINAALPQLSTFKQQTLTTYPGLSLLDAKNKQAESLLKAEQGRYYPEVYAYGDYNLYEGDSLAAQVAPDWLVGIGVSIPLVESSGRSEQVKAAKSAIYQVQYLKQQAKQDLSILVEKTYLEAEQAREEVEGLESSITLAKENLRLREKAFAQGLGRSIDVVDAQLYIAAIQTQQSAASFQYLQSLTKLLALSNQMNSFASYQYNGLSTPFTHTKDSQ, from the coding sequence ATGCCAAATGGAATAAAAGGGTTGATTGCCCTGTTAGTCGCGCTCCCGCTACCTAGTCAGGCAGACTCAATCAGCTTTGAACAAGCGTGGCAGTTACTACAGCAAAACAATCACTCTCTTTCAGCACAAAAAGAGAACGTTAACCGTCAGGCGTATTTACAACAAGCAACGGACAATCTTAATTACCCTCAAATCTCCATCAGCGCCAACTACACTCGCCTTGATGACGATGTCACTATCAATGGACAGCAATTTGCGGACAGCCTAAGTGGTATAGACGGTGCGACACTCGCTGCGATCAACAGTCTATTACCCGGTTTAGGCGGCATCACCTCTACCATCGAAGATAAAGACATTTTTACTTCTTCTATTCGCGCTATCTGGCCAATTTTTACCGGTGGGCGCATCAGCGCAGCACAAGCCGCAGCTGAGGGAAGAAAAAATGAAGCGGAAAGCATGCTCGCGATGGAGACTCAAGCGCGCTATGAAGATCTTAGTAAATATTATTTTAGCGTCGTTCTAGCCCAACGAGTCGTTGAGACTCGCACCGCCGCAGTACAAGGACTCAAGCAGCACTACAATAACGCCATTAAATTAGAACAGCAGGGTCAGATTGCTCGAGTGGAGAAATTACAAGCCCAAGTCTCCTATGACAATGCGGTGATCGAGCTTAACAAGGCGCAACGAAGCCAACGTATCGCGCAAATGGCACTGACTCAAATTCTTGGTCAAACGGAACCCGTCTCCCCGACCGGCGAACTGTTTATTAACGCTGCCCTACCGCAACTCAGTACATTCAAGCAACAAACATTAACCACGTATCCCGGCTTATCTCTGTTAGATGCAAAAAACAAGCAAGCAGAGAGCTTACTTAAGGCAGAACAAGGGCGATATTACCCAGAAGTTTATGCCTACGGAGATTACAATCTGTATGAAGGGGATTCACTCGCCGCGCAAGTCGCCCCAGATTGGTTAGTCGGCATTGGTGTCAGTATTCCTCTTGTCGAAAGCTCAGGCCGAAGTGAACAGGTCAAAGCGGCTAAAAGCGCTATTTATCAGGTTCAATACTTGAAGCAACAAGCCAAACAAGATCTCTCTATTTTGGTTGAGAAAACCTATCTAGAGGCAGAGCAAGCTCGAGAAGAAGTCGAGGGACTCGAATCAAGTATCACCCTTGCCAAAGAGAACCTGCGTTTAAGAGAAAAAGCGTTCGCTCAAGGCTTAGGACGCTCGATTGATGTGGTCGACGCTCAACTTTACATCGCGGCGATTCAAACTCAGCAATCTGCTGCCAGTTTCCAATACCTGCAATCTCTCACTAAATTACTGGCGCTATCCAATCAGATGAATAGTTTTGCGAGCTATCAATACAATGGTTTATCTACCCCGTTTACCCACACTAAGGACTCCCAATGA
- a CDS encoding HlyD family secretion protein, translating to MNRVKSPLLAVIVIAIIAWVGYEFFLSYQQPPYTIQGQIESQQYSISSKLPGRVDKVLVRKGDTVSKGELIFTLHSPEIEAKLEQAEAGQRAAGALAKEAQVGARQQQIKAAEDQWRKAKAAAELLEKTYLRVNNLYKDGVVAEQKRDEVKTQWQAAQYTESAAFQMYQMTKEGARDETKQAAEEKARMAAGAVAEVEAYAEDTQIYSWFDGEVSQVLLHSGELAPQGFPVVTVIDTQDSWAVLNVREDKLKAFNKGEQFSAYLPALDQTVTFEVTHIAVMGDFATWRATDSSQGFDLRTFEVEARPVDDNIQLRMGMSLVVEL from the coding sequence ATGAATCGCGTTAAATCACCATTACTCGCCGTTATTGTTATTGCGATTATTGCTTGGGTTGGCTACGAATTTTTCCTGTCATATCAGCAACCGCCTTATACCATTCAAGGGCAGATAGAGTCGCAGCAATACAGCATCTCCTCGAAGTTGCCGGGACGTGTTGATAAGGTATTGGTTCGCAAAGGTGACACTGTCTCCAAGGGCGAGCTTATTTTTACGCTGCATAGCCCAGAAATAGAAGCCAAACTCGAGCAGGCGGAAGCCGGGCAAAGAGCCGCCGGAGCACTGGCAAAGGAAGCCCAAGTTGGAGCAAGACAACAACAAATAAAAGCCGCTGAAGATCAGTGGCGCAAAGCTAAGGCGGCGGCAGAACTCTTAGAGAAAACCTACTTGCGCGTCAATAACCTATATAAAGATGGCGTAGTTGCAGAACAGAAGCGTGACGAGGTTAAAACCCAGTGGCAAGCAGCACAATACACGGAAAGTGCGGCGTTCCAGATGTACCAAATGACCAAAGAAGGCGCGAGAGACGAAACCAAACAAGCCGCTGAGGAAAAAGCACGCATGGCTGCTGGGGCAGTTGCGGAAGTTGAAGCTTATGCCGAAGATACGCAAATCTACTCTTGGTTTGATGGTGAAGTCTCCCAAGTTCTATTGCATAGCGGCGAGTTAGCACCTCAAGGCTTTCCCGTCGTGACGGTGATTGACACTCAAGATTCATGGGCGGTGCTGAATGTTCGTGAAGATAAGCTGAAAGCCTTTAACAAAGGCGAACAGTTTTCTGCTTACCTGCCAGCTCTGGATCAAACCGTCACTTTCGAGGTCACGCATATTGCGGTCATGGGCGATTTTGCCACTTGGCGCGCGACGGACTCTTCACAAGGGTTTGATCTGCGTACCTTCGAAGTCGAAGCGCGTCCTGTGGATGACAACATCCAACTTCGCATGGGCATGAGCCTAGTTGTCGAGCTGTAA